In Cherax quadricarinatus isolate ZL_2023a unplaced genomic scaffold, ASM3850222v1 Contig4899, whole genome shotgun sequence, the genomic stretch cccatctatcctccaatagctgtttatatcttaccctaactgcctcctcttttagtttataaaccttcacctctctcttccctgatgcttctattctccttgtattccaTAGTAGTGGTCACATAAGTGTGAGTGGGGCTAGCTAGTGGAGATATAATTTGATTGCTGTGGAACTAGTGGTTAGGTTTGGTGTACAGTGTAAGATGGGATTTATTTGATGGTCATGGTTTGGCATTTTAAGATTAATCATGCCTGAACTAGAGAGATTAAAACTGTGTTTTGTACCATAGTGTTGGATGTAACAGTAACACTATAAATAGAAATTGCTGCTTCTACTATTTTCATCAAGGAACTCGCCAAGAATAGACCAGAAAAGACTACACAGTCCAACAAGGAGGTTTACCCGATCCCAAGTGGAGGCTGAGATTGGGTTTACATTGAGGAGACTTACAAGTGTTTGTACACCAGAGTCATTGAAGACAAATATTCATCTATCAAGTTTTTCAATTCAGTATGAAAAGGTTATTCAAATCTATAAGTTTACTCATGACTAAAGCATGTGTAAACTCATATGACCTTGTATGGACACATGAACTGATGAGGTGCCAATATTATCATAAAGGGAGAACAACTCCAGAAACGTAGATGTTTAGATGTGTCTTCTATTATTACATTCAGCATTATAGAACAAAATACTGGGAGTTTCACTAGCTCAGAAGTTGTGCTTAGAGTAATCTTAAATTACCAAAATCCTGCTATCAACTAAATTATATGTCCACTTATGAGCTCTGCTAATGCTTTTgtgactaccattactactgctactttacTGCACGTGAAATGTAACCATTACATTCTTGGTCATCAAATCAAATTACATTTCCACTAGCTAGTCCCAGGGATAGCAGTGATAACAGGAAGCAACCAGTATAAACTCAAGAATATGGAGCTGAAGGAATACTGGGAATTTTTTCTTCAGAAATAGTTGTGGATAAATGGAATATGTAAATTGAAAGAGGTAGTGAGTGCTACAATTATTGGAAATTTAAAGTTTTTTTATGATGAACATATCACTGAAGATGGAACACTGGGCATAACTGTTCCTGTAACTTGAAATAAGTAGTTATTGCATTTTTCAACTTAGATATTCTGATTTTGggaaatcttattttttttctgtCTAATGAAACCATGGGAAAAATTAAATTCTTTTAGAGACTAAACGGatttaaacctttttttttttttttctaaggcATGCACATGATGAATTCCAGCTAGTGGCCAACTCCTGGAGATACTCTCAGGGCTACTCCAACAAGCTCTTCTTTGCTCTTGTAGACTTTGATGAAGGCCCAGATGTCTTTCAACAGGTATGAATTTAGTATATTGATTAGAAATAAATGCAAAGATTACTACACTCTGTTAAAGGCAGTATACTTACATTAGTCAGACCTTATTGTAcagtatactttttttttttcacattgatTTCTCCCCAAGGCAGTGACACAAAGAAGGAAATAggtttcaccatcactcattatcTGGCTCTCCAGTAATGCATAGATGTCACACTTCAAATAACCTTCCAGTCTATTCCCACCCATCTTTTTGAGTGTGGGTACTATGCTTcacccccttcctccccccccccccccaaaaaaaaaaaaaaatagtatctgctttccctgaatcccttcataaatgttacctggcTCACTCTCGCATCACATCAAACCCCTAAAAAACACTTTCATCTACTCCCACATTTGATTTTTTCTTGTAAGCCATTTGTAGATATTCATTTTCTTTTCAacgaaccagccgtatcccactgaggcagagtgactggTGACGAAAAAAGAACAACTAAagctttttttaaatttagtaatttatacagaaggggttactagcccattgctccctagATAGTTTTATTGGATCAAATTGAAAATAGAAGTTGTTaaaatttttattgttttttagtgTTTAttcaaatttaataattttgaatTTATAGACTCCACCACAGTGAAGatatttatttcatattttacagCTGAGACTCAATTCTGCTCCTGTGTTTATGCATTTCCCAGCCAAAGGCAAGCCCAAAAAGGTAGATACCCTGGATATTCAGCGAGTTGGTTTTGCTGCTGAGAACATAGCTCGCTGGGTTGCTGAAAGGACTGATATTCAGGTATGTTTGCTACGTGTGCACTAATGTGTATTATTTAtcgacatatgtatatacagtggaaccttgacttgtgaggttaatccgttccaggagctagcttgtaactcaatttactcgtatattaaattaattttcctcatttaaattaattgaaaagccattgatccgttcctgcactctggagagatgagaaaaaatacttgaatatgacgctGTTATCAAGCGTATGGCTTAttcatctatcacaattcatctaatatgacataataaacaatataattaacacagaaaaatgatatatactctagaatgaataaaataggccataatatggtggcagaggcagcagcGGAAGCGTCCGCCATTTCCTGTCCAACTTTGACTatatagtatcttcccatgctcttattgtaagagaaaacagagtatttttgaggctaactgcagtagatcactagttttctaaggaaaacactgaaaatatcatatataaacacacaaatCATAATACTACATACGCTACAGGATGTAAAGAAATaataaactgtttatataaagtgtatatgtacttgcttggagaagaaatagtgggggaggttgtgggtgggggaggctaagggtgggggat encodes the following:
- the Ostgamma gene encoding tumor suppressor candidate 3, translating into MTSVTSFILVLFFACTLIQCKKELTLSERVQQLSDAGLKKPVLRFNGDKFRQYVKGTPRNYSMIVMFTALAPSRQCGICRHAHDEFQLVANSWRYSQGYSNKLFFALVDFDEGPDVFQQLRLNSAPVFMHFPAKGKPKKVDTLDIQRVGFAAENIARWVAERTDIQVCLLRVH